In Alteribacter keqinensis, the sequence TCCCCCTTGAACGGGCAAATAATCATTGCGCTGGTTTTGTTTTTTACGGCATTTTTCAACGGAGAGGGAGGCCCCTTTCATAACGCTAAACCCAAGTGGGAGCTGCTAGGCCTTTCAAGAAGCTTCAAATTTTATCATGTGATCAGGATTTTGAAATGATATACTTATGGTAATGAAATTTACTTTAAGGATGTGAAAACCAGTGAAATCAAACTCTCATGAAATCTATGCAGATTATTTTAACCAGAGACAGGAAGACTTTCGGAATAAGCTGATTTGCGATGCCTCTCAAGTTCGGGACAAGATTGATGAAATCCATCGGGTAGGAAATATTGACCTTCTTGAGAATGCGCATAAACTGGTAATGTATGCCCTCGGGGAAAATGATTCTTTAGCATCGTTTGCAGAAAAAGAAGGCGTGGTCTGGGCGCAGCATGATCTCACACTGTCATTCAAGCTGGAATGGGTCCAGTCGATCCGCCGGACGATGTGGCGGTTTCTGGAAGAGTTTCATGAAGAAAACAAAGATAAGAAGGTGAACTTGTTTAAACTTGAGAGACAGGTGAATGATGCGATTGATCAGTTCCTCAACGGCTTCTTTTTAAGCTATTCCCGCTATAAGGATGCCCTGCTTGCTTCTCAGCGTGAACTTGTTGAAAATCTGAGTGCCCCGATTATTCCGCTCAGTGATAGTGTATGTGTTCTGCCTCTCATCGGGGAAGTCGATGAGGACCGAGTGGAAACGATCGAAGGAAAGACCCTGCCTGAAATTAAAAAACTGCAGATTGAAACACTCATTATTGATTTTTCGGGTATTGCACAGATTGACACCACAAGCATGAATCGAATAATGAAAACGATAAATGGTACATATATGATGGGCTGCGAGTGCATCATTACGGGCCTGCGTCCGCAGATCGTCCGCACGCTCATAAAAGAAGACCTTCAATTTGATCCGAAAGTCATCACAAAAGGCACGCTCGAGCAGACCGTGAATGATTTCTTTTTTGCAAAGTAAGAAACCAGCCACTGATGTTGTTTTGGGACGGTTCTTGTGTGGTATTTTGGAGA encodes:
- a CDS encoding STAS domain-containing protein: MKSNSHEIYADYFNQRQEDFRNKLICDASQVRDKIDEIHRVGNIDLLENAHKLVMYALGENDSLASFAEKEGVVWAQHDLTLSFKLEWVQSIRRTMWRFLEEFHEENKDKKVNLFKLERQVNDAIDQFLNGFFLSYSRYKDALLASQRELVENLSAPIIPLSDSVCVLPLIGEVDEDRVETIEGKTLPEIKKLQIETLIIDFSGIAQIDTTSMNRIMKTINGTYMMGCECIITGLRPQIVRTLIKEDLQFDPKVITKGTLEQTVNDFFFAK